The Hordeum vulgare subsp. vulgare chromosome 4H, MorexV3_pseudomolecules_assembly, whole genome shotgun sequence genomic interval aatctctaaaaggtcttatatttaggaacggagggagtagaacaaAGTAACCGTGAAGATTTATGCTGAAACTGAATTTGTAGCCACCAGTATATATGTCAGAAACTAAGGTGAAAAGGGAAATACAGATCCAAGAGAGGAGAATATAAGGTAACAAATGAACGAATTTGTATACTCATAATAATCTCATAACAAGATTACATCGCAATGTCGTGTAACCTTTCCTCGATCTGTAATACGAGCAGTAAAGAATCTCAGAAATGATGAAACTGTATAGACAACAGCAAGCAGAGACAGAGTCGTGGGTCCATCTAGAACAAGATGGCGGCGGCGACTGCTCCGGCGACTGCGCCGAAGCTGGCGGCGGAGGTGTACACGGCGGAGCTCGCGGGGTTGCCGCTCGGGGCGAGGGTGGGTGCTCCCTCGGGTGTGGCAGAGACGGAGGAGGGCGTCATCGCGGAGGGAGCGTCCGTCGGGGCATCGGTGGTAGGGGCAGGGGGAGAGGCCATCGGGGACGGCGACGCTGCGGTGGGAGCGGTGGCGACCGGGGACCTCGCCGGAGGCGCAGGTAGCGGGGCCATCCTAGGCGCCGGCATGGGCCCctgcgcggcggcggcgacggcgaggagtgcGACGATGGCTGCGACCACGGCGAAGCGAGCCATCTGCTTGGTGTCGCTGGTGCAACGAGAGGGGGAGGAGACGATGGCAAGCGAATGCTTAGGATCTGCGTGTAGTGAGGCTTGAGCTGCGAGCTTGTGAATTGGGATCGATGGAGGAGGCGCGGTTTTATAGGCGATTCTGAATGTCGGTTGAGAGAGAAACAGCTGTAACGTTCGAGTATCAGGCTGCCGTGGGCCCGTGTATCACTGTCGCCAACGGCGTCGACGCGTGAGACCAGTCTGTCAACGAGACCGGTCGGTGCGTTTGCGTTTGCGGGGCG includes:
- the LOC123449664 gene encoding classical arabinogalactan protein 4-like, producing the protein MARFAVVAAIVALLAVAAAAQGPMPAPRMAPLPAPPARSPVATAPTAASPSPMASPPAPTTDAPTDAPSAMTPSSVSATPEGAPTLAPSGNPASSAVYTSAASFGAVAGAVAAAILF